In Natrinema sp. SYSU A 869, the following proteins share a genomic window:
- a CDS encoding IclR family transcriptional regulator, translating into MAQTDADKTGQLSSVRRAFNILESIDESDGIGASELASKENIPKSTAYIYLKTLSKTGFVTNNEGTYRLSLRFLEFGGRVRQKRELFQVAKEEVEALSERTGEVASLGVEEDGQRALLYKSEGADAIYDKIPTGERTNLHWTALGKAILAFLPPERVDSIIETHGLPKLTEKTITKRSELLDELKIIRNRNYSIEDEERRTGMRSIGVPIRADSGSVLGSISLTGPMSKFDDDLIKSELVGEIQNAVNVIEIKYQHY; encoded by the coding sequence ATGGCACAGACCGACGCGGACAAAACGGGGCAGCTGAGTTCCGTTCGAAGGGCGTTTAATATACTTGAAAGCATAGATGAGAGCGATGGAATCGGTGCGTCAGAGCTAGCCTCGAAAGAAAACATACCGAAGAGTACAGCGTATATCTACCTCAAAACACTTTCTAAGACCGGTTTTGTCACGAACAACGAGGGAACCTACAGGCTGAGCCTCCGATTTCTGGAGTTCGGTGGACGCGTACGACAGAAACGGGAACTCTTCCAAGTTGCAAAAGAGGAAGTAGAAGCACTCTCTGAGCGAACTGGAGAAGTTGCAAGCCTAGGCGTGGAAGAGGATGGACAGCGAGCACTACTCTACAAGTCAGAGGGAGCGGATGCGATCTACGACAAGATCCCGACTGGAGAGCGGACTAATCTGCACTGGACAGCGCTTGGAAAGGCTATTCTAGCGTTTCTCCCGCCCGAACGTGTCGACAGCATCATCGAGACGCACGGGTTGCCTAAACTCACGGAGAAAACGATCACAAAACGGAGTGAACTGCTAGACGAACTCAAGATAATACGAAATCGGAACTATTCAATCGAAGATGAGGAGCGGCGTACTGGGATGCGATCGATCGGTGTCCCGATACGGGCAGATAGCGGTTCCGTTCTCGGATCGATCTCCTTGACCGGTCCCATGAGTAAATTCGACGATGACCTGATCAAGTCGGAGTTGGTGGGCGAGATCCAGAACGCCGTGAACGTGATTGAAATAAAGTACCAACATTACTGA